The region ACAGAAATTTGATTGCTATTCTGTTTTGGTAGGATGCCCAAGAATTTTTACTCAATATTATCAATATACTATGGATTAACAGGGGAATATGAGCCATGAATTTCCATCACATTTTGGCTGCGTTCTAGCTTAGCTACTCGTCTAGATTTTCGCTAAATGTCGCGATTCCCTCTCTTAGTCGATCCTGCAAACATACATATTATCAGTAAGTTATTAGCAAATATTTTTGCATCTAGCAGGATCTGGGCAAGATTCCTATCGTTTGCCTAAAGGCTTCCCTACAGTTCTAAGGTTTGAAGCGGATCTGAAGACCACATGTGACTTCGTTTAGGCAGGGCAATCGTGGGAGAGCAAAGAAGCCGGCTGGACGCCGGCCCTTATTGTAAATGAATCTAGTACTAGAACTTTGCAGAGAGCCCCAAGCTGTACTCGCGGCTCTTTTCTTTAAAAGCTGTCTCACGACCCTCTTGCTTATATTTCGAGTCAGCATCAAGAATATTTTTGACCTTAAAGCTGAGCTTATAGTTTTCAGCGAAGGCCTGACCCACGGTGAAATCTAGCTGAGGTAGCGGCTGCTCATAAACATCGTCAAAGGGTTTCTGACCTACAGTCGCAATCCTGGGCCCCATTTGGTTAAATAGAAGGCCTAGCTCTGTGTCAGTCTTAAGGTTGTCGTAGAAAAGATAGAGATTGACTGCATAAGGTGACTGACCTTGAAGTGGCCTGTCATCATTGGTCTGAATCCCTTGCTGATCCTCGCTTAACCTCACTCGCGAATACATGTAGGCAATATTCCCACCAGTTTTGAAATTGTTCGCCCAAGACCCCATAAACCCAAGGTTCTTATGCCACTCGACTTCAGCACCGTAGGTTGTTGCTGCCTCTGCATTGTTATATTTCAAGTATTCTGAGCCATTAACAATACTCACCTCGATAGGCTTTTCAAGATTTTTATAGAAGACAGCAAACGAAACACTTTCATTTGCAAGACCATACCACTCCCAGCGAGTATCGTAAGCATCGATCACAGTTGTTTCTAATTCTTCGTTCCCTTGGATAGAATCTCCGGTTTCGTCATCGATGTAAGGAGCAGGCGAAAGTTCCCTAAAGTCTGGTCTCGCAAGAGACTTGCTATAGGCGAATCTAAGCTGCATATCGGTGCTGAACTTCCAAGTGGTATTGAACGATGGCAAACTATGATCGTTCACCAATGCTGCTAATGCTGGTTGATTATTCGGGGCGTGCAAGTCGAAAGTCTTAACAAACTGGCTAGACTCCTCTTGGCGGAGACCACCGCTTATAATGACAGTATCAAAAAAATCAAACTCCAACTGTCCATAGGTTGCTTTCACCTCTTGCTGGCCTCGGTAGCTATCCGTTCCCAAGGTCAACTCTTTAATAACAAAGCCATCTCGACCAATGTTGTCTTCGGCAAAAATTGTTTCCAGATCCTGCTGCAATAGCTGAGGCGACACAGTGCCAGCTAAGTCGTAGCCATAGCGCCTTGTCTTACCATTTCGTTTCCTCTCGATCTTGTGATAGCCAGTCTTTAAGGTCAGACCAAAGCCGCCAAATTTCTGAGGAAATGTGAGATCAACCCCCATCTCATCATTATCGTCTTTCATCTCACTGAAATTCCGCTTATTGCCACCCTTTCGCGTGTTAAACTCCCAACGGTCATTGTTGATCTGGTAGCGGTACTCCCGAGTATCCGGCTGATAAAGCTCTGCATCAGCGACTCCGTACCTCCAGTCGAGTTTCAGATCTCCTAGGAATGGCATCGTATGAGATCCCCAATACTGCCGAAGAATCATTTCTCGTTCCTGCCACTTCAGGAAGTATGATCGGAACTCTCCATCCCAGTTTTCATTGTTACCTTCAGAGAAATAGGTTTCGTCCGAGGTTCTACGTAATAGGGATGTGAACATACGCAGCTGATGATGCTCGCCTAGGTCAAAACCAAGACTACCAGTAGCACCGATTTTAACCAGTCGCTCGGTTTGATTAGATTCGTAGTAGGGATCTTTCTTGTACTCAGGAGCTTGATATTCAGCCTTGCGTTGCACATTTGTTTCCCATTCGTCGCCATAGATTCCACTGGCAAGCCAACCAAATCGCCATTTGCCACCGAGATTATAGCCGTCTCCCATCGATAGAGACATTCCGCGACTAACTGGGAGTTCAATCTCTTGAACGTTATAGTTATTCGGTAAGGAACGTCCAATCAGTTGCATTTCCTCAGGACTAAAGCCATCTACATTGGCAAGGCTCCGTTCCGTTAGCTTCTGGTCATTCTTAGTTGCCACCCTCAAAAGACCAGGGAGACGGCGGGTGCCATCATCGTAGCCAAGCCAGTCACGATCTCCTCCATCATAGCTCAGACCATCATTGCTACCAGGTGCCGCTGATACCGACATAGAATACTTGACAAAGAATTCTTCTGGCAACGATGTTGTCTTCAACTGGATATGCCCACCCCCAAATTCTCCCGAGTATTCGGAAGAGCTGGTTTTCACTACATTAATACTTTCTAGAATTCCCGTAGGAAACATATCGAGCGGGACGACTCGTTTCGAAGGATCTGGAGAGGGTAAATTGAAACCATTAAGGAATGTGGAAACATAACGCCCCCCCGTTCCTCGAATGTAGGGATACTTGCTATCAACAAGCGTAAGACCCGTAACTCTTCGAATTGCCGAGGCTGCATCACTGTCTCCAGCCTTCTTCATCTGCTCAGCACCGATCACATCAACAACTTCAGATGATTCGCGACGGTCATCCATCAGGGAGGACATGGACCCCTTGATATGAGGAGCGGTGACAACAAATTCTTCAAGCTTGATACCAGTGGGAGACATGGCGAAGGTTTGAACATCGCTTTGACCATTCACTGCGACCCGATCCATAGAAAGGGTATTAAAGCGAGGATGGACCATAGAAAAGCTCAACTCCCCCTGCGGTAGATCCAGCTTAAATCGTCCCTCATCATCGGTGACAGACGACTCTTGCAGGCCTCGTATGTAAACTCGCACACCTTTGATAGGCTGCCGATCGACCGAGGACAGTATGCGACCCTGAAACTCCGTTTTGGGTCCGTCTAGAGATATCCGGAGACTATCTTGCTCCTCCTTAGGTTCCGCAGGCTGCTCCACCGAAAAATCTGGCTGGAATCCGTCTTCCAGATTAATTAGTATCACAGTTGGTTGATCTTTAACGATCTTAAAGGCTTGCCGGTAGGATTGATCGTTGAATTCGATTTGCAAGATATGGTCACCAACTGGAAGGCTGGTTAAGCTTGCACCCAAATCGCTTGTTTTAATCTTCGTTTCATTATCAATGACAATAGCGAAGCCTTGCTTCGGACCACCGCCTTCAAAAACTGTTACATCTAAAAAACCATGCTCTCCAACGCTTGCAAGGGCACGGGGCACTGCTAGCAATAGTAGCAGCGCGAATACTCGACTAAAATTCATTGCTCGTTTCCCTTAAACGCAGTTGAGTGAACTCTGACAGTTTGCAATTTCTTTACGCAATGCCACAGCCTTCTTGAACAAGCCCGGCTCGGTGATTCTAGCCAGATGCTCTTCCACCTTATCCAGTGCTCCTGTCTTAAAGTAAGCATAAGCCAAGGCATATCGCAGCTCTTCTTGCTGCAATAGACCAAGTCGATCAAGTTCCGGCTCCGTGAATGTTGCGGATTCATAGTCACCCATGGCAATGAGAATCGCGAGACGTTGGCGAAACTTTTGTTTTTGATCTTTGATCTTATGATTTAGTGACATGGCCAGCCCATAGGTCCCTGCACGACGATAGAGTTCTGCCGCTTCGAAAATGTACTTTTCGTTGAAGTATGAGGCCTTTTCAAACATCTGTGCTGCTGTTAAAAGCTTATCTCGTTTCATGTAACTGTATGCGAGTTGAATCAGTACATTGGGGGAAGATGGATAACGAAGCCTTAGTATTTCTAAAAGCTTGATAGCCTGCTCATGAGCCCCTGCGTTTCTAAGACCAGCTGCAATCGCCATCTGATCATCCATGGCAAAAAGGTTCTTCCCGATGATCTGGGCTCCCAACTGGTAGGCTTGTTCCAATAATCCCTCTTCGATCATCCAAGTCAGACGCAGCCTCATAAACCTAAAATCATCCTGAAAGCGTTCTTCACCCCGCGCCATCATTTGCCAGGCCTGGGGTTTCTGATTAAGGCTCCAATGAGCCCGCCCGCGAATAAGATAGATCGATGGTATGGAAGCACTCAGGTCATCAACTCTTGCAAATACTTTGAGAGCCTTTTCATACATCTTCAGTCCATAGAGCGCCTGTCCCTTGTAGATATAGACATAGCGATCTTCGGTTCCGCCTTCAATGATATGATCGAAGCTCTCCAAAGCTGCATCATAGTCTTCCTGGTACAACCATAAAAGACCTCGAATGGTTTTGTACTTTTCGGTCTCAACCTCATTCGGTGGAACTTTCTTCAGAATCTCTTCAGCTCGTTGATAGTCACCATCACGCATCAAGCGCCCGGCAAGGCTGAGATAGTCTACACCTTCTTGGTCTTGGGCGAATGTTGGCACAGCTAAGCAAGCCATCATGAGAGCCATTAAGACCTTCTTCAAAATACTCATAGCTGGCTCCTAATTAAGAGAAAACTTTATGGTTTGCTCGACCCAGACCGCAACACGACGACCTTTATTCATTCCTGGTTGGAAATTCCACTGTTTGACCGCTGCAAGTGCAACCTGATCGAAAATTCCATCGGGAACGGACTCAATTACCTGAGTCTTCTCAACCTGACCTGCCGCGGTTACCAGCAGGTTGATGGTTACATAACCCTTGATCCCCTTCTTCCTTGCAAACTCAGGATATTCGAGGGACGCGGTTTTCGTTACCACAGGTGGCTGTTCTACAGTGTCTGCTGTCATAGCGGCATTCTTAATATCGTCGAGCAGATCACCACCGAGAGCATCGCCATCCAACCATTCATATGACTCTAAACCAAAACTAGAACCAGCAAGAATGCTGTCAAGATTAGGATTAATATTGTCGGGCCGTTTTCTAGGCTTAGGCTTAGGCTTCGGCTTCACTTCGTTCTGAGATGTCTTTTTGGGAGTCTTGTTCACTGCAAAGTGAGTGCTTTCCGTTTTGGGAGCTAGATCTAGCTCCACAAGCAGGCGATTTAAACTCAAGATTGCAAATACAACGAACAGGGGACCTAATACAAAGAAACATCCAGCGACTAACTTCTTAGAAAAAGTGGTACGCTGACTCATATTATGCCCCTGCCTCCTTCTCAGTTGCGACGCCAACATCTTTAGCGCCTCCCATCCGACACTGATCGACAACTTCGATTAGTTTCTCTGATGGAACTCCCTTGTCTGTTACAACAAGAATGGGCTTCTCTTTATTGGACGACAAGATTTCTCTCACCTTACTTTGCAATACCCAAGGCTTGGTAAGCTGTTCATCTACATAGATGTCGCTATTAGCATCAATATAGATACGAACTGACTTTGTCGACGCTGCCGTGGCTGTCGATGCCCCAGGGCGGTTGAGGTCTAACTTCATGTCCTTATTAAAGGTGGTACTCACCATGAAGAAAATAAGTAGAATGAAAACCATATCTATGAGGGGCGAAATATCGATACCCTGCATCTGTTCTTTTTTTCGTCTGAGTTTCATGTTGGTCCTCTATATTTGGCAAACAACTTCTTGCATTTGGTAGATTTCATCCCGCAGAAGCTCTTCCCGGCGTTTTAGGAATCGGTCACACAACAAGCCAGGAATTGCAATGATCAAGCCCATCTGCGTTGTGATTAAAGCCTGAGAGATTCCTCCTGCTATGCCACCCGACTGAGTGAATAAAGTCATATCTCCCAGAGATTCAAATGTTTCAATCATGCCAATAACCGTTCCTAAAAGCCCCATCAACGGAGCAGTCATCACTAAAGTTTCAAGAAGGGGGCGGTGTCGAGCCAGCTCCCTCTCAAATACTTTGGACTCTTCTGCTAGCACCGACTTGAGGCTAGTATGAGACTTGAACATGAAATACGTCTCTGCCGCGTTTCTAGCAGCACGAATCACAACTGAGTCGCCCTGAAGCTTGTCGGCTAAAGCATCTTTGACAAGTTTTCGAATCGTGCCCTGATAGCCACGATTTAGATTCATCCATCGATGAGCGATGGCATACCACATTAGGGCACTTGAAAGAAGCAATGGGATAGTCACCCAGCCTCCCATTTGCAGGAGGTCAAGGCTTTGGTTTATTAGATCCATGGCACTGATCTCCTCTTCCTAGGCCTTGCTAAAAGCATTGCTCACACGAAGAACAAGCTTTTCCATATCACCCTTTAGGTTTTCACCCCAAGATGTCAGCATGTTTCCTAGTAAGAGTGCTGGAATTGCTACGATAAGACCCAACATCGTCGTCACGAGTGCTTCGGAGATACCACTTGAAAGCAGCTTGGGATCGCCCGTACCGATTTCTGTGATGATATCGAAGGTCGCAATCATTCCCGTGACTGTTCCCAAAAGACCTAGAAGAGGTGCTACCGCGGAAACTACGAGGATGAATGTACTGAAGCGATCAATCTTATTACTTTGCTCTATATATCCTTCGGACACGATATCTTCGAATTTTGGACTACCAAGATTTCGTAGTGCCAAGCTTACAAGGCTAGCCGTCGACCCACCAGCTTTCTGACACATTTCTTCAGCACCTGAAAAGTCGTTCTGGGCAAGGTATTGCTCTAAGTTCCCTTCTACGGTTTTTTGTGAAGACTGCGCCTTACGTAGGATCAATGCTCGAATCGCGATCGTCAATAAGGCCACGAAGCCCAGTCCGGTGATAACCCAACCGATCATTCCACCAGCTTGGAGCGTGTCCATAATTTCCTTAGCCTTGCGGCTCTCATAGTCTTTTTCTAAGGAGTCAAATACGAATAGCGAGATGCTATCGCTTTGGTTTTGATTATCTGGTACCGGGATTCTATTTCCTTCTGGAGAGATCCAGACTTTTAGCTTACCTAATCCCGCTGGGGCAAGAGCGCCTGATCCTGAATCACTTTTTCCAAAAGCTGCCACCTGACCAATGTATTGAATATCTCCGGTAACCTTACGACCATCAGCAAGAAAGAACTCTCCTGTTTCCTGTCTCACTTGGTTAAGATCACTTAGAGCTCTAGTTCCTTGCTGAAAATTGAAGCTTAACTTCTCGACAAACCCCTTACCGTCATCAGCGACTTCGTAACCAAGCTTTTCTAAACTTGTGTTCGATTGAAGAAGGGTATTTTCTAAGTTTGCTTTTTGCTCATCAAAGTCGATCAGCTCTCCTTCCAAACGAGTCAACTCTCTATTCTTCTGTTCAACCTGTGTTTTCAGTTCGAAATGTCGTCTCTGCAACGAGCCGATACTTTGATTGACCTCGTCGATAGTCTTCTTCGCGTTTTGTTCTTGCCTGCGAAGCCGTTCTTCTAACAGACTTTTTTGCTTGCGAAGAAAGATAAATTCTTTTTGATAAGCTTCTTCCAGGCTTGAAACTTGTAACTCTGGTTTCTTAGTTTCTCGGCCCGCCTGATTTTCTTGGCCAAAGGAGTTGCTGGCCATGGCTGTCATTAATAGGCTTAGTGTGATTGCTCGTAACATTATGTTTGATCCTTATATGAACTTGGGGAGTGTGAATGAACCAACGCGAATTTGCTTTTTAAGAGAAACAAAGAAGTCTTCAATTTGTTTTTGCTGGGCTTGCCCTTCGACAGTAACAAATGACCATTGCTCATTGTTTCTTATGTACTTGCCAAATTTTCCGTCTGGGCTCTTGACAAGCATTCCAAGCATGCCGATTTTTGCGACTTCACAAAGCTGCTCGTCACCATCGATTGTTAATACCTGCTTATAGAGGCCAACATCCTTCTGGAGACGTAATTCATCTTCCACAAAGGCCCAAAGCATATTTGCTGCTTTATATGGCGAAAGGCTTTTATCTCTGAGTTTGGCGTCAATATCATTGAGAGTGGCAAGCCGCTCATCACCCTTAAACGGCAGTGATTGGCTCACATAGGATCGTAGGTCAGCTAATGCTGTTTCGGTAAATGACGTTAGATCAGTCTCACCACTAAACTTAGTACCTAGGTCTTCCCGCATATCCGAGATTTTTTGATTCA is a window of Pseudobacteriovorax antillogorgiicola DNA encoding:
- a CDS encoding TonB-dependent receptor domain-containing protein, which codes for MNFSRVFALLLLLAVPRALASVGEHGFLDVTVFEGGGPKQGFAIVIDNETKIKTSDLGASLTSLPVGDHILQIEFNDQSYRQAFKIVKDQPTVILINLEDGFQPDFSVEQPAEPKEEQDSLRISLDGPKTEFQGRILSSVDRQPIKGVRVYIRGLQESSVTDDEGRFKLDLPQGELSFSMVHPRFNTLSMDRVAVNGQSDVQTFAMSPTGIKLEEFVVTAPHIKGSMSSLMDDRRESSEVVDVIGAEQMKKAGDSDAASAIRRVTGLTLVDSKYPYIRGTGGRYVSTFLNGFNLPSPDPSKRVVPLDMFPTGILESINVVKTSSSEYSGEFGGGHIQLKTTSLPEEFFVKYSMSVSAAPGSNDGLSYDGGDRDWLGYDDGTRRLPGLLRVATKNDQKLTERSLANVDGFSPEEMQLIGRSLPNNYNVQEIELPVSRGMSLSMGDGYNLGGKWRFGWLASGIYGDEWETNVQRKAEYQAPEYKKDPYYESNQTERLVKIGATGSLGFDLGEHHQLRMFTSLLRRTSDETYFSEGNNENWDGEFRSYFLKWQEREMILRQYWGSHTMPFLGDLKLDWRYGVADAELYQPDTREYRYQINNDRWEFNTRKGGNKRNFSEMKDDNDEMGVDLTFPQKFGGFGLTLKTGYHKIERKRNGKTRRYGYDLAGTVSPQLLQQDLETIFAEDNIGRDGFVIKELTLGTDSYRGQQEVKATYGQLEFDFFDTVIISGGLRQEESSQFVKTFDLHAPNNQPALAALVNDHSLPSFNTTWKFSTDMQLRFAYSKSLARPDFRELSPAPYIDDETGDSIQGNEELETTVIDAYDTRWEWYGLANESVSFAVFYKNLEKPIEVSIVNGSEYLKYNNAEAATTYGAEVEWHKNLGFMGSWANNFKTGGNIAYMYSRVRLSEDQQGIQTNDDRPLQGQSPYAVNLYLFYDNLKTDTELGLLFNQMGPRIATVGQKPFDDVYEQPLPQLDFTVGQAFAENYKLSFKVKNILDADSKYKQEGRETAFKEKSREYSLGLSAKF
- a CDS encoding tetratricopeptide repeat protein, yielding MSILKKVLMALMMACLAVPTFAQDQEGVDYLSLAGRLMRDGDYQRAEEILKKVPPNEVETEKYKTIRGLLWLYQEDYDAALESFDHIIEGGTEDRYVYIYKGQALYGLKMYEKALKVFARVDDLSASIPSIYLIRGRAHWSLNQKPQAWQMMARGEERFQDDFRFMRLRLTWMIEEGLLEQAYQLGAQIIGKNLFAMDDQMAIAAGLRNAGAHEQAIKLLEILRLRYPSSPNVLIQLAYSYMKRDKLLTAAQMFEKASYFNEKYIFEAAELYRRAGTYGLAMSLNHKIKDQKQKFRQRLAILIAMGDYESATFTEPELDRLGLLQQEELRYALAYAYFKTGALDKVEEHLARITEPGLFKKAVALRKEIANCQSSLNCV
- a CDS encoding energy transducer TonB; the protein is MSQRTTFSKKLVAGCFFVLGPLFVVFAILSLNRLLVELDLAPKTESTHFAVNKTPKKTSQNEVKPKPKPKPRKRPDNINPNLDSILAGSSFGLESYEWLDGDALGGDLLDDIKNAAMTADTVEQPPVVTKTASLEYPEFARKKGIKGYVTINLLVTAAGQVEKTQVIESVPDGIFDQVALAAVKQWNFQPGMNKGRRVAVWVEQTIKFSLN
- a CDS encoding ExbD/TolR family protein; its protein translation is MKLRRKKEQMQGIDISPLIDMVFILLIFFMVSTTFNKDMKLDLNRPGASTATAASTKSVRIYIDANSDIYVDEQLTKPWVLQSKVREILSSNKEKPILVVTDKGVPSEKLIEVVDQCRMGGAKDVGVATEKEAGA
- a CDS encoding MotA/TolQ/ExbB proton channel family protein; the protein is MDLINQSLDLLQMGGWVTIPLLLSSALMWYAIAHRWMNLNRGYQGTIRKLVKDALADKLQGDSVVIRAARNAAETYFMFKSHTSLKSVLAEESKVFERELARHRPLLETLVMTAPLMGLLGTVIGMIETFESLGDMTLFTQSGGIAGGISQALITTQMGLIIAIPGLLCDRFLKRREELLRDEIYQMQEVVCQI
- a CDS encoding MotA/TolQ/ExbB proton channel family protein, whose protein sequence is MLRAITLSLLMTAMASNSFGQENQAGRETKKPELQVSSLEEAYQKEFIFLRKQKSLLEERLRRQEQNAKKTIDEVNQSIGSLQRRHFELKTQVEQKNRELTRLEGELIDFDEQKANLENTLLQSNTSLEKLGYEVADDGKGFVEKLSFNFQQGTRALSDLNQVRQETGEFFLADGRKVTGDIQYIGQVAAFGKSDSGSGALAPAGLGKLKVWISPEGNRIPVPDNQNQSDSISLFVFDSLEKDYESRKAKEIMDTLQAGGMIGWVITGLGFVALLTIAIRALILRKAQSSQKTVEGNLEQYLAQNDFSGAEEMCQKAGGSTASLVSLALRNLGSPKFEDIVSEGYIEQSNKIDRFSTFILVVSAVAPLLGLLGTVTGMIATFDIITEIGTGDPKLLSSGISEALVTTMLGLIVAIPALLLGNMLTSWGENLKGDMEKLVLRVSNAFSKA
- a CDS encoding DUF3450 family protein, whose product is MLRLALMSSILIPSLSYGNNLNNLAEELLELRSQVESLHDQLEQQKQSHQAKLQSLNVMKADLAATNQRESLQLQQLNQKISDMREDLGTKFSGETDLTSFTETALADLRSYVSQSLPFKGDERLATLNDIDAKLRDKSLSPYKAANMLWAFVEDELRLQKDVGLYKQVLTIDGDEQLCEVAKIGMLGMLVKSPDGKFGKYIRNNEQWSFVTVEGQAQQKQIEDFFVSLKKQIRVGSFTLPKFI